A window from Microcoleus sp. AS-A8 encodes these proteins:
- a CDS encoding serine/threonine protein kinase → MSLCINPHCRKPDDPDNTRNRFCENCGSDLLLHGRYRVTRLLSDKSGFGIIYESDEQGTPEILKVLKENLNSDAKAVELFKQEAEVLGQLSHPGIPKVDGYFPYQTRNGPPLHCLVMEKIEGSNLEEWMEARGNRPITEPDAIAWLKQLALILKLVHDKHYLHRDIKPSNVMLRPNGQLVLIDFGTAREVTRTYLAKLGSGQGITAIVSSGYTPPEQANGEARVQSDFFALGRTFVFLLTGQYPNTMYDARLDQLNWRSHTSGISPGLLNLVDWLMVRDPNQRPANAQAILDRLAELERQPGLSAVATVNVVGAPRTQQLPPPQTTTLPPQQNQREPWPFFAFWAFLLDKMGLTGTHPLPAQDNQRDKLYPLAFLAALLLLGLIGLAALAFFDSDSTSRRSWPKNAQIPQEKGEVDYFPYVEGADSQGRTAEFNVAVLSREYKWQFGSSYQVKHNDRLIPLDTLKSDLESEGIQRIMENPSQIIAVGTASCEGSSAQEERRAFERAKQIQLLGKKLFSQVPSVQNYRLLNLGQFRGDSCNSNQDETSYQRSVIIIGVKQETQGVVLDEALRSRLEKKPFGDFQIQEYSLGSPDKFKTIPSRLE, encoded by the coding sequence ATGTCACTTTGTATTAACCCTCACTGCCGTAAACCCGACGATCCCGATAACACTCGCAACCGCTTCTGTGAAAATTGTGGTTCTGACCTACTCTTACATGGACGCTATCGAGTGACGCGCCTCCTCAGTGACAAAAGTGGCTTTGGTATAATCTACGAATCTGACGAACAGGGGACGCCCGAAATCCTCAAAGTCCTCAAAGAGAATCTCAACAGCGACGCGAAAGCCGTAGAACTCTTCAAACAAGAAGCGGAAGTATTAGGGCAGCTTTCTCATCCCGGTATTCCCAAGGTAGATGGCTACTTTCCATATCAGACCAGAAATGGCCCACCCTTGCACTGCCTTGTGATGGAAAAAATCGAAGGCTCTAACTTAGAGGAGTGGATGGAAGCGCGAGGGAATCGCCCGATTACTGAACCGGATGCGATCGCCTGGTTAAAGCAGCTCGCTCTCATTTTAAAGCTAGTACACGACAAGCATTACCTGCATCGGGATATTAAGCCATCCAATGTGATGCTGCGACCGAATGGGCAGTTGGTACTAATCGACTTTGGCACAGCCAGGGAAGTCACCCGAACCTACCTCGCCAAACTGGGTTCAGGACAAGGTATCACAGCCATTGTCTCCTCTGGCTACACCCCACCCGAACAAGCGAATGGGGAAGCACGGGTGCAATCCGATTTCTTCGCGTTAGGACGCACCTTTGTCTTTTTACTGACGGGACAGTATCCCAATACGATGTATGATGCCCGGTTAGATCAGTTGAACTGGCGCAGTCATACCTCCGGGATTTCACCGGGGCTGTTGAATTTGGTGGATTGGCTGATGGTGCGCGATCCCAATCAGCGCCCTGCCAATGCTCAAGCCATTTTAGATCGTCTTGCAGAACTCGAACGCCAACCGGGTTTAAGTGCGGTGGCAACCGTCAATGTGGTGGGCGCTCCTCGCACTCAACAGTTGCCGCCGCCACAAACGACAACGTTGCCACCCCAACAAAATCAGCGAGAGCCATGGCCCTTTTTCGCTTTTTGGGCATTTCTGCTCGATAAGATGGGCTTGACTGGCACTCATCCACTGCCAGCCCAAGACAATCAACGAGACAAGTTGTACCCCCTAGCTTTTTTGGCGGCTCTCTTACTGTTAGGATTAATCGGTTTAGCCGCATTAGCCTTCTTCGACTCCGACTCTACTTCCCGGCGTTCGTGGCCTAAAAATGCTCAAATTCCCCAAGAGAAAGGAGAGGTTGATTACTTTCCTTATGTAGAAGGAGCAGATAGTCAAGGGAGAACGGCTGAGTTCAACGTAGCGGTTCTGTCCAGAGAATATAAATGGCAATTTGGCAGTTCCTACCAAGTGAAACATAACGATCGCCTGATTCCGCTTGATACTTTAAAATCTGACCTTGAATCAGAAGGAATTCAGCGGATTATGGAAAATCCAAGTCAGATTATTGCCGTAGGAACTGCATCTTGTGAAGGGTCGTCTGCTCAGGAAGAGCGTCGGGCGTTTGAACGAGCTAAGCAAATCCAGCTTTTAGGCAAAAAATTATTTAGTCAGGTGCCCAGCGTCCAAAATTATCGCTTATTAAATTTAGGTCAATTTCGAGGAGATAGTTGTAACTCCAATCAGGATGAAACGTCCTACCAAAGAAGTGTGATTATTATTGGCGTGAAACAAGAAACACAAGGGGTCGTTCTCGACGAAGCACTGCGATCGCGTTTAGAAAAGAAACCTTTTGGTGACTTCCAGATTCAGGAATACTCTCTCGGCTCTCCAGATAAATTTAAAACAATACCCAGTCGCCTAGAGTGA
- a CDS encoding glucosamine-6-phosphate deaminase, with product MLHTPQKIFQVDALSIRQYHNEAELALDAAQLAQNYLQSVLLQKGTATVILATGNSQLKFLDALTALEGVDWSKVTFFHLDEFLGIDAEHPASFRRYLKERVENRVTPFQFHYLEGDALQPLDECLRYTQLLQAQAIDLCCLGVGGNGHLAFNEPSVADFNDPHSVKLVKLDESTRLAQMKSGDFPVLEAVPQYAFTLTIPMLCSAQKILCLAPGKHKASAVKTLLQGSIFEDNPASILRTKAQAILFLDADAATML from the coding sequence ATGTTGCATACGCCCCAAAAAATCTTTCAAGTCGATGCTCTATCAATTCGTCAGTATCACAACGAAGCTGAACTGGCTTTAGATGCGGCACAGCTTGCCCAAAATTATTTGCAGTCTGTACTTCTCCAAAAAGGTACAGCTACGGTTATTTTGGCAACCGGCAACTCACAACTCAAATTTCTAGATGCTCTAACCGCTTTAGAAGGTGTGGATTGGTCTAAAGTAACCTTTTTTCACCTCGATGAATTTCTCGGAATTGATGCCGAACATCCTGCAAGTTTTCGTCGCTATTTAAAAGAGCGTGTGGAAAATCGGGTCACCCCATTTCAATTTCACTACCTTGAAGGTGACGCATTGCAACCGTTGGATGAATGCTTACGTTACACCCAACTTTTACAAGCACAAGCCATTGACTTATGTTGCTTAGGAGTTGGAGGCAATGGACATTTGGCTTTTAATGAGCCATCTGTCGCTGATTTTAATGACCCTCATTCTGTGAAACTCGTAAAGCTTGACGAATCTACGCGTCTTGCACAAATGAAAAGCGGTGATTTCCCCGTTCTTGAAGCTGTGCCACAGTATGCTTTTACGCTGACCATTCCCATGCTTTGCTCTGCTCAAAAAATCCTCTGTCTCGCACCTGGGAAACATAAAGCCTCTGCGGTAAAAACACTATTGCAAGGTTCAATTTTTGAAGATAACCCGGCTTCAATCCTGCGGACAAAAGCTCAAGCGATATTATTTTTGGATGCTGATGCCGCGACAATGCTTTAA
- a CDS encoding leucine-rich repeat domain-containing protein: MSQPALPTVRLLSALALFLLVSCFPATPVPRKETTTPKTFADWCLNKANSSVETLRTIDAMLKVAASQDCNQASKFLSTRTELSLARNQITDLKPLSTLTNLTILSLDDNSIADLKPLSTLTNLTTLSLGRNQITDLKPLSSLTKLTNLSLNNNSIADLKPLSTLTNLTVLSLENNSIADLKPLSTLTKVNNLSLNNNSIADLKPLSTLTNLIYLSLSNNSIADIKPLSTLTKVTNLWLHNNSIADIKPLSTLTKVNNLSLNNNSIADLKPLSTLTNLTVLSLGNNSIADIKPLSTLTNLTNLSLGNNSIADIKPLSTLTNLTNLWLHNNQRLTDKTCPVKPASICKFVPDQADSNSGLIN, encoded by the coding sequence ATGAGCCAACCTGCCTTACCTACCGTTAGGCTGCTCAGCGCTTTGGCGCTTTTCCTCCTCGTTTCATGTTTTCCTGCCACTCCTGTCCCCCGCAAGGAGACTACTACTCCTAAAACCTTTGCTGATTGGTGTTTGAATAAAGCCAATTCGAGTGTGGAAACACTCCGCACTATTGATGCCATGTTGAAAGTGGCTGCAAGTCAAGATTGTAATCAGGCATCGAAGTTTCTTTCAACTCGCACTGAGCTTTCCCTCGCGCGCAATCAAATAACCGACCTCAAACCCTTATCAACACTCACCAACCTGACTATTCTCTCCCTCGATGACAATTCCATAGCCGATCTCAAACCCTTATCAACACTCACCAACCTGACTACTCTCTCCCTCGGTCGCAATCAAATAACCGACCTCAAGCCATTGTCATCTCTGACCAAGCTGACTAACCTCTCCCTCAATAACAATTCCATAGCCGACCTCAAACCCTTATCAACACTCACTAACCTAACTGTCCTCTCCCTCGAAAACAATTCCATAGCCGACCTCAAACCCTTATCAACACTCACCAAGGTGAATAACCTCTCCCTCAATAACAATTCCATAGCCGACCTCAAACCCTTATCAACACTCACCAACCTGATTTACCTCTCCCTCAGTAACAATTCCATAGCCGACATCAAGCCATTATCAACACTCACCAAGGTGACTAACCTCTGGCTCCATAACAATTCCATAGCGGACATCAAGCCATTATCAACACTCACCAAGGTGAATAACCTCTCCCTCAATAACAATTCCATAGCCGACCTCAAACCCTTATCAACACTCACCAACCTAACTGTCCTCTCCCTCGGTAACAATTCCATAGCGGACATCAAGCCATTATCAACACTCACCAACCTGACTAACCTCTCCCTCGGTAACAATTCCATAGCGGACATCAAGCCATTATCAACACTCACCAATTTGACTAACCTCTGGCTCCATAACAATCAAAGGCTGACCGATAAAACTTGTCCTGTCAAACCCGCATCTATCTGTAAATTCGTACCGGATCAAGCTGACAGCAACTCAGGTTTAATCAACTAA
- a CDS encoding DUF2235 domain-containing protein, with protein MKRLIVCCDGTWQQLTSPCPTNVVKIAQAIQPFASDGTPQVLFYEEGVGTENDADKLFGGAFGKGIDDNIQDAYRFLCLNYVEGDEIYLFGFSRGAYTVRSLAGLIYNSGLLRRYHIRQVPKAYELYTSRGSKPSSQEALEFRQNYGDRVPITLLGCWDTVGSLGIPDLTPFLHLDQRINSKYRFHDTQLNPMIKNALHAVAIDEARKVFDVTPMVKDPDAEDQVLRQVWFPGDHGCVGGGLKEHSQLSDTALQWMIDSVGSLGLGLEFDLSHINPTVDPDSCCDFHTVAKSLIGKATLLAGFKLRDVGDKFEDLHESAILRWKKRSDYRPENLKKYLAKLEL; from the coding sequence ATGAAACGCCTGATCGTTTGCTGTGATGGAACTTGGCAACAGTTAACTAGTCCTTGTCCAACCAACGTCGTTAAAATTGCACAAGCGATTCAACCCTTTGCGAGTGATGGAACTCCTCAAGTCCTCTTCTATGAGGAGGGCGTTGGCACGGAAAATGACGCAGACAAGCTTTTCGGCGGCGCTTTTGGCAAAGGAATTGACGACAATATCCAAGATGCCTATCGCTTTCTTTGCCTTAACTATGTTGAGGGAGATGAGATCTACCTCTTTGGTTTCAGTCGAGGTGCTTATACGGTCAGGAGTCTTGCTGGACTGATTTATAATTCGGGTCTGCTCAGACGTTACCACATCCGCCAAGTGCCAAAAGCTTATGAACTTTACACGAGTAGGGGCAGCAAACCCAGTAGCCAAGAAGCCTTAGAGTTCCGGCAAAACTATGGCGATCGCGTCCCGATTACCCTTTTAGGTTGCTGGGATACAGTGGGTTCTTTGGGAATTCCCGATCTAACGCCTTTCCTGCACCTGGATCAACGGATTAATAGTAAATACAGATTTCACGACACGCAACTCAATCCTATGATTAAAAACGCCCTCCATGCTGTGGCGATTGATGAGGCGCGTAAAGTATTCGATGTGACGCCGATGGTAAAAGATCCTGATGCGGAAGACCAAGTTCTACGTCAAGTCTGGTTTCCAGGGGATCATGGCTGTGTTGGGGGCGGGTTGAAGGAGCATAGTCAGTTATCGGATACCGCCTTGCAGTGGATGATTGACTCCGTTGGCTCACTAGGACTGGGACTGGAGTTCGATCTCAGCCATATTAATCCCACTGTTGACCCTGATTCTTGCTGCGATTTTCATACTGTTGCCAAGAGTCTTATTGGTAAGGCGACCCTATTGGCAGGTTTCAAACTCCGGGATGTTGGCGATAAGTTTGAAGACTTGCATGAAAGTGCGATACTTCGCTGGAAAAAGCGATCGGACTACCGACCGGAAAACTTGAAAAAGTACCTAGCTAAACTCGAACTCTAA
- a CDS encoding peptidoglycan-binding protein: MEILAYTHWSLNHEQADNPELEADELKFFQGLNWKPRSSAWIGLISSIMALLILSVATSAMAAFVRTNGSPVNVRTSPGGRVVGSLPNGRSISLSGRASGGWTQLSNGNWVYSRWISNSGGSGGGGGGTPGVSAYVRTDGGLLHVRSSPGGRIVGSLPNGSSISLSGRSSGGWTQLANGNWVSTRWISSSGGSAGGGGGAPSGTLQRNSSGQAVTNLQNRLKALGFYTAPITGYYGDLTEAAVRDFQRSRGIQVNGIAGPQTQTVLYSTSGGGSAGGGGGSPSTILQRGSRGSTVTNLQNRLKALGLFTGPVTGYYGELTETAVRNFQRSRRIQVNGIAGAQTQAALYGTSSGSGGGGGGTPSASLQRGSSGQAVNNLQNRLRTLGFYTASVTGYYGDVTEAAVRDFQRSRGIQINGIAGPQTTAALYSGSSVTY, encoded by the coding sequence ATGGAAATCCTTGCATACACTCATTGGTCGCTCAATCACGAACAGGCAGATAACCCCGAACTAGAAGCTGACGAGTTGAAATTCTTCCAGGGACTTAACTGGAAGCCACGGAGCTCGGCTTGGATTGGGTTGATTTCCTCGATCATGGCGCTGCTCATTTTAAGCGTCGCTACTAGCGCGATGGCGGCTTTCGTGAGAACAAACGGGAGTCCTGTCAATGTCCGCACCAGCCCCGGCGGTAGAGTGGTTGGCAGCTTACCCAATGGCAGATCCATTTCCCTGAGTGGTCGCGCTTCCGGGGGTTGGACTCAGCTTTCCAATGGGAACTGGGTTTATAGTCGCTGGATTAGTAATAGCGGCGGCAGTGGCGGCGGCGGTGGGGGTACTCCCGGTGTCTCGGCTTATGTCCGCACCGATGGCGGTTTGCTCCATGTCCGCTCTAGCCCCGGTGGTAGGATTGTTGGCAGCTTACCCAATGGTAGCAGCATCTCCCTCAGTGGTCGGTCTTCAGGGGGTTGGACGCAGCTTGCTAATGGGAACTGGGTTTCGACGCGCTGGATTAGTAGTAGTGGCGGCAGTGCAGGCGGTGGTGGGGGTGCGCCCTCCGGTACTTTACAACGCAACAGTAGTGGGCAAGCCGTCACCAACCTGCAAAATCGCTTGAAAGCCCTTGGTTTTTACACGGCTCCCATCACCGGCTATTATGGCGACTTAACCGAAGCGGCGGTGAGAGACTTTCAGCGATCGCGGGGAATCCAAGTTAATGGAATTGCTGGCCCCCAGACCCAAACGGTCTTGTATAGTACCAGTGGTGGTGGCAGTGCGGGCGGTGGTGGGGGTTCACCCTCAACGATTTTGCAACGCGGTAGCCGAGGTTCAACCGTTACCAATCTGCAAAATCGGCTGAAAGCCCTTGGTTTGTTTACAGGGCCCGTCACTGGCTATTATGGCGAGTTAACCGAAACCGCTGTGAGAAACTTTCAGCGATCGCGGAGAATCCAAGTCAATGGAATTGCTGGGGCGCAAACTCAAGCCGCTTTGTATGGTACCAGTAGTGGCAGCGGCGGCGGCGGCGGCGGTACACCCTCAGCTAGCTTGCAACGTGGTAGTAGTGGGCAAGCCGTCAACAACCTGCAAAATCGTCTGAGAACGCTTGGGTTCTATACTGCTTCAGTCACCGGGTATTATGGGGACGTAACCGAAGCGGCGGTGAGAGACTTTCAGCGATCGCGCGGAATACAGATTAACGGCATTGCTGGCCCCCAAACTACTGCCGCTTTGTATAGTGGAAGCAGCGTAACCTATTAA
- a CDS encoding DUF2927 domain-containing protein has translation MSQRKPFVLVVNSAICSLISGSVLSTYQLPNYAKWLDTPKNAANPVSVSQSNFHQAPVAQSLPSRSYTTAQINYFIEVALKSEYADSEPTIKKWDRDINIQVLGSPTPEDLNTLQTVIDELNTLITGIRLQVVTQAGASIQDISSNKPRVFGNNPNVEIYFVPESKFSQYEPNYQPINYGFFWGWWNDHHAIHRSRVLISTNGVTQQERSHLIREELTQSLGLMEDSEQYSDSIFYQGWTDTNHYAEIDKVVIEMLYRPEIHPGMTQSQVLEVFRTLNARK, from the coding sequence ATGTCCCAGCGAAAGCCATTTGTTTTAGTCGTCAATTCAGCGATTTGTAGCCTCATCAGTGGTTCGGTGCTATCCACTTATCAGCTACCTAACTATGCTAAGTGGTTGGATACACCGAAAAACGCAGCAAATCCTGTGAGTGTTTCTCAATCTAACTTCCACCAAGCCCCTGTGGCGCAATCATTGCCCAGTAGAAGTTATACAACAGCTCAAATTAATTATTTTATAGAGGTGGCTCTCAAAAGTGAGTATGCTGACTCAGAGCCAACTATTAAAAAATGGGATAGAGATATTAATATACAAGTGCTTGGCTCACCCACGCCAGAAGACCTCAATACGTTGCAAACGGTCATTGATGAACTCAATACTTTAATAACAGGAATTCGTTTGCAAGTGGTGACCCAAGCAGGAGCTTCTATTCAAGACATTTCATCCAACAAACCTCGTGTTTTTGGCAATAACCCCAATGTAGAAATTTACTTTGTTCCGGAATCAAAATTTTCCCAATATGAGCCTAACTATCAGCCGATCAACTATGGTTTTTTCTGGGGATGGTGGAATGATCATCATGCCATCCATCGATCGAGGGTTTTGATTTCTACAAATGGAGTCACTCAGCAAGAACGTTCCCATTTGATTCGAGAAGAACTAACCCAATCCTTAGGACTGATGGAGGATTCCGAGCAATACAGCGATAGTATCTTTTATCAAGGCTGGACAGACACCAATCACTATGCCGAGATTGATAAAGTTGTGATCGAAATGCTGTATCGACCCGAAATTCATCCCGGTATGACTCAATCCCAAGTTCTAGAGGTTTTCCGAACCCTCAATGCCAGAAAATAG
- a CDS encoding alpha-amylase family glycosyl hydrolase: MVSTPPPQSSSSQYEISEAKVEAEVDALVSETPSESEIDLEFLYTRDIEFRQESLYFIVVDRFSDGDPENSEGPNPELYDPEGKDWGKYWGGDLQGIIDKLDYLKNLGVTAIWLTPLFEQVEALFIDSAAIHGYWTKDFKRLNPRFIHKDDDPSLNKTQESRNTVFDRLIDELHKRNMKMILDIVCNHSNPDFSGKKGLLYDDGKLIADFNNDKNHWYHHYGEVTDWEDEWQVQNCELSGLATFNENNIQYRNYIKSAMKQWLDRGVDALRVDTVKHMPIWFWQEFIADIQSHRPDVFIFGEWIHSSPLNDRSVEFANESGMSILDFGLCMAIRQALGTGAEGGFHLIQEVFDQDYHYYSATELITFIDNHDMHRFQTLNPDPDILRLAVILIMTARGIPCIYYGTEQYLHDDTNGDMDPYGNNDPYNRPMMDKWDTDSQLYRDIRLLSGLRRLNPAVSMGSQWQKYLTPDVYCYVRRYRDSLLFVAMNRGESVTLDEVETELPEGEHTDVLSRRKYEVKNGKLYDFQLDSKEVIVISHVGERIKAQTIVRAQLNGVQTKPGEKIVVIGDCPELGNWDIAKAYPLEYINTNTWFGEIPFNESAGKPIVYKYVLLREGTSPLRENIVARRWVIASEGTVKWRDQWASGRES; encoded by the coding sequence ATGGTCTCAACTCCTCCCCCCCAATCCTCCTCATCTCAGTATGAAATATCAGAAGCAAAAGTTGAAGCAGAAGTCGATGCGTTAGTTTCTGAGACTCCATCCGAAAGTGAAATAGATTTAGAGTTTTTATATACCAGAGATATTGAATTTCGCCAGGAGAGCCTCTACTTCATTGTTGTCGATCGCTTTTCTGATGGCGATCCAGAAAATAGTGAAGGCCCAAATCCAGAGCTTTATGACCCCGAAGGAAAGGATTGGGGAAAATACTGGGGGGGAGATTTACAAGGAATTATTGACAAATTGGACTACTTAAAAAACTTGGGAGTGACAGCCATTTGGCTCACTCCTTTGTTTGAGCAAGTTGAAGCTTTATTTATTGATAGTGCCGCTATTCATGGCTACTGGACAAAGGATTTTAAGCGACTCAATCCTCGCTTTATTCACAAAGACGATGACCCGTCTCTCAATAAAACTCAAGAAAGTAGAAATACGGTTTTTGACAGATTAATTGATGAATTACACAAACGGAACATGAAAATGATTCTGGATATTGTGTGTAACCATAGCAACCCTGATTTTAGCGGCAAGAAGGGATTACTCTACGATGATGGCAAGCTAATCGCTGATTTTAATAATGATAAAAATCACTGGTATCACCATTATGGTGAAGTGACAGATTGGGAAGACGAGTGGCAAGTGCAAAATTGTGAATTGTCAGGGCTTGCCACGTTTAACGAAAATAATATCCAATATCGGAACTACATTAAGTCAGCCATGAAGCAATGGCTAGATCGAGGAGTCGATGCTTTACGGGTTGACACGGTGAAGCATATGCCGATCTGGTTTTGGCAAGAATTTATTGCTGACATTCAAAGCCATAGACCCGATGTTTTTATTTTCGGAGAGTGGATTCATAGTAGCCCTCTGAATGACCGTTCCGTTGAATTTGCTAATGAATCTGGAATGTCAATTCTAGATTTTGGTCTTTGCATGGCGATTCGACAAGCCTTAGGGACGGGGGCTGAAGGAGGATTTCACTTAATTCAAGAAGTCTTTGACCAAGATTATCACTACTATAGTGCAACTGAGCTGATTACATTTATCGATAATCACGATATGCACCGCTTCCAAACGCTAAATCCTGACCCGGATATTTTGCGTTTGGCGGTTATATTGATTATGACGGCTCGTGGTATTCCCTGCATTTATTACGGCACAGAACAGTATCTCCACGATGACACCAATGGAGATATGGACCCTTATGGAAATAACGACCCTTACAACCGTCCAATGATGGATAAATGGGATACTGATAGCCAGCTTTATCGAGATATTCGCTTACTTTCTGGCTTGCGGCGACTCAATCCTGCTGTATCGATGGGAAGTCAGTGGCAAAAGTATCTGACTCCTGATGTTTACTGTTATGTGCGGCGTTATCGGGATTCACTGTTGTTTGTGGCGATGAATCGTGGAGAATCAGTGACGCTGGACGAGGTTGAAACCGAGTTGCCTGAGGGAGAACATACAGATGTCTTATCACGACGGAAATATGAAGTCAAAAATGGCAAGTTGTATGACTTTCAGTTAGATTCAAAGGAAGTCATTGTTATCAGTCATGTTGGAGAGCGAATTAAGGCGCAAACCATTGTACGAGCGCAACTTAATGGCGTCCAAACGAAACCTGGTGAAAAAATTGTCGTAATCGGAGATTGTCCGGAATTAGGCAACTGGGATATTGCCAAAGCTTATCCTCTGGAATACATCAATACCAACACTTGGTTTGGAGAAATTCCTTTTAATGAAAGTGCCGGAAAGCCAATCGTTTACAAATATGTCCTATTGCGTGAAGGTACGTCTCCATTGCGGGAAAACATTGTTGCTCGTCGCTGGGTGATTGCCAGTGAAGGAACTGTAAAATGGCGGGATCAATGGGCATCTGGACGAGAGTCTTAA
- a CDS encoding nuclear transport factor 2 family protein, translating to MIRIRAALVIYGLVCLCSLGIATNQSPAHANWQNCSISMHSSQTDTLLVDSKIQQLVERQAKAWEAADSKQIIADFVDDCLFAVPGFQFRGKQEVKQAADSYFAEFTDTKVTIKRIIAKGNEGAIEWNWSEKNKETGEKSQAEDAIIFELEGDQIKYWREYIDKKIIK from the coding sequence ATGATACGTATTAGAGCCGCTCTTGTTATTTATGGTTTAGTTTGCTTGTGCAGCTTAGGCATTGCCACAAACCAATCTCCAGCCCACGCTAACTGGCAAAACTGTTCGATAAGTATGCACTCATCACAAACAGATACACTACTGGTTGACTCGAAAATTCAACAACTCGTAGAAAGACAGGCTAAGGCTTGGGAAGCCGCCGACTCTAAACAAATCATTGCTGATTTTGTGGACGATTGTTTGTTTGCTGTACCGGGTTTCCAGTTCAGGGGAAAACAAGAGGTTAAACAGGCAGCGGATAGTTACTTCGCCGAATTCACAGATACAAAAGTGACGATAAAACGGATTATTGCCAAGGGGAATGAGGGAGCTATTGAGTGGAATTGGAGTGAAAAAAATAAAGAAACGGGTGAAAAATCTCAAGCTGAAGATGCCATCATTTTTGAGCTTGAAGGAGATCAGATAAAATACTGGCGAGAATATATTGATAAAAAAATCATCAAGTAG
- a CDS encoding pentapeptide repeat-containing protein, with the protein MKKIRGSELLAQYASGRRDFSKVDISGADLFESDLPGIDLRGSNLQKTYLPYANLSQADLQQAQLQAAQLSDAQLFQANLENADLEAANLFRASLRRVNLRGANLSRANLQGADLAKADLSYANLSGADLSGANLSQTNLTKTQLSGSNLFRSHKAELSEAYVDSSTIYPDGHRPPLPSAEEGD; encoded by the coding sequence ATGAAGAAGATACGTGGATCAGAGCTACTCGCTCAATATGCGAGTGGGAGACGAGACTTTAGCAAAGTAGATATCAGTGGGGCTGACTTATTTGAATCCGATTTACCAGGAATCGATTTGAGGGGTAGCAACCTTCAAAAAACTTACCTGCCCTACGCTAACCTGAGTCAAGCTGACTTGCAGCAGGCTCAGCTTCAGGCCGCACAGTTGAGTGATGCCCAGCTTTTTCAGGCCAATTTAGAGAATGCAGATCTTGAGGCAGCCAATTTGTTTAGAGCCAGTCTGCGACGAGTCAACTTGCGGGGCGCTAATTTGTCGCGTGCAAATTTACAAGGAGCTGATTTAGCTAAGGCTGACCTGAGTTATGCCAATTTAAGTGGTGCTGACTTGAGCGGTGCAAATCTGAGTCAAACTAACCTGACAAAGACACAGTTAAGTGGCAGTAACTTGTTTCGTAGCCATAAAGCTGAACTCTCTGAGGCTTACGTGGACAGTTCAACGATTTATCCAGATGGACATCGTCCTCCTTTGCCATCGGCAGAGGAAGGAGATTGA